One genomic window of Desulfovibrio subterraneus includes the following:
- the leuB gene encoding 3-isopropylmalate dehydrogenase, with the protein MNMNICLMPGDGIGPEIVEQAVAVLNKVAAKFGHTVEYSEALIGGVAIDATGNPLPDETVAKCKAADAILLGAVGGPKWDTLPGNQRPEKGLLGIRKALGLFANLRPAKLFPELSKACFLRPDIVKDGIDVMVVRELTGGIYFGQPVGREMRDGKMTAFNTMVYDEEEVRRIARLAFDAAMKRDKRLCSVDKANVLEVSRLWREVVEEVAKEYPEVELSHMYVDNAAMQLVRNPNQFDVIVTGNLFGDILSDEAAVITGSIGMLPSASLGSEGPGLYEPIHGSAPDIAGQNKANPLATILSIAMMLRYAFNLSKEAQAIEDAVQRVLQEGYRTGDIMEEGKSLVGCNTMGNLVVERL; encoded by the coding sequence ATGAACATGAATATATGCCTGATGCCGGGCGACGGCATAGGCCCCGAAATAGTGGAACAGGCGGTGGCGGTACTGAACAAGGTAGCTGCCAAGTTCGGGCACACGGTTGAATACTCCGAAGCGCTGATCGGCGGTGTGGCCATCGACGCCACGGGCAATCCCCTGCCTGACGAAACCGTTGCCAAGTGCAAGGCTGCCGATGCAATTCTGCTCGGCGCCGTGGGCGGCCCCAAGTGGGACACCCTGCCCGGCAACCAGCGCCCCGAAAAGGGCCTGCTGGGTATCCGCAAGGCGCTGGGCCTGTTTGCGAACCTGCGCCCTGCCAAGCTGTTCCCCGAGCTTTCCAAGGCCTGCTTCCTGCGTCCCGACATCGTGAAGGACGGCATTGACGTGATGGTGGTGCGCGAACTGACCGGCGGCATTTACTTCGGCCAGCCTGTGGGCCGCGAAATGCGAGATGGCAAGATGACCGCCTTCAACACCATGGTGTACGACGAGGAAGAAGTGCGCCGCATTGCGCGTCTGGCCTTTGACGCAGCCATGAAGCGCGACAAGCGCCTGTGCTCCGTGGACAAGGCCAACGTACTGGAAGTTTCCCGCCTGTGGCGCGAAGTGGTGGAAGAAGTGGCCAAGGAATACCCCGAGGTCGAACTTTCCCACATGTACGTGGACAACGCAGCCATGCAGCTGGTGCGCAATCCCAACCAGTTTGACGTGATCGTCACCGGCAACCTGTTCGGCGACATTCTTTCCGACGAGGCTGCGGTCATCACCGGTTCCATCGGCATGCTGCCTTCCGCCTCTCTCGGCTCGGAAGGTCCCGGTCTGTACGAACCCATCCACGGTTCCGCTCCCGACATCGCCGGCCAGAACAAGGCCAACCCGCTGGCGACCATTCTGTCTATAGCCATGATGCTGCGTTACGCCTTCAACCTTTCCAAGGAAGCGCAAGCCATTGAAGATGCCGTGCAGCGCGTGCTGCAGGAAGGCTACCGCACCGGCGACATCATGGAAGAAGGCAAGAGCCTGGTCGGCTGCAACACCATGGGCAACCTTGTGGTGGAACGCCTGTAA